The DNA sequence AAATACCGTCCTGCCCTTGAGCGGCATGTGGGCCGGATGGTTCGCGACAAGAATGAAGTCGACGACCTCGTTCAGGAGTGCTTCATCAAGGCATTCACGGCGCTGAACTCATATTCGTCCGACTACGCGTTCTCGACCTGGCTGTATAAGATTGCCACGAATCATACGATCGACTATCTGCGGAAGAAAAAGCTGCCGACCATGTCGATCGATCGCCCCATCTCTGCCAAAGATGGTGAAGTAGCATTCGAACTTCCGGACACGACCTACCGGCCCGACCGCCACATCGTGGAAGACCAGCGCAGAGAGCTTCTTCATGAGGCGATCGATGCTCTTCCGCCCAAATATCACCGCGTCATTGTCATGCGGCACCAGCAGGAGAAGTCATACGAAGAGATCGCGCGCGAACTCGATCTACCGCTCGGCACGGTCAAGGCGCACATCTTCCGTGCGCGAGCTCTGCTGTACAAACATCTTCGCGACAAGCGCGATATTCTTTGACCATCCCCCTCGCCACATACTGTAACCTGGCAGTCAGACCATGATCGATCGGTATTCACGCCCGGAGATGAAGGCACTCTGGAGTGAGAAGGCACAGTTCGATGCCTGGCTTGAAGTCGAGCTGGCCGCGTGCGCCGCCTGGTCGGAACTGGGCGTGATTCCGAAGAAGGATGTGGAAGTGCTTTACGCGCAGGCGCGTTTCGACGTGGACCGGATCCACGAGATCGAGGAGACAACGCGCCACGACGTCGTCGCGTTTACGCGGGCCGTCAGTGAATCGCTGGGAGAGGAAAAGAAATGGGTGCACTACGGGCTCACGTCGTCCGACGTCGTCGACACGGCGTGGAGCGTGCGATTGAAGAAAGCGAATGAGATTCTTCTCGCTGGAATCGATCGGCTCATCGATGTGCTCGGCGCCCGGGCAAAAGAACACCGGTACACGCTGATGATGGGCCGGACGCACGGCGTGCACGCCGAGCCCACAACATTCGGTCTCAAGCTCGCGCTCTATTACTCGGAGATGCGCCGTAATCGTGATCGCTTCCATGCAGCCGCAGAAGGAGTCCGCGTGGGCAAGCTGTCGGGGGCCGTCGGCACGTTCGCACACATCCCGGTTGAAGTCGAACGAATCACCTGCGAAAGACTTGGCCTCGAGCCGGCTGCGATCTCAACACAGGTGCTTCAGCGCGACCGCCACGCGCACTATATGGCCGTGCTCGCTCTTGTCGGAGCCACTCTCGAGAAGATGGCCATCGAAGTGCGCGGACTTCAGAAGAGCGAAGTCCGGGAGGTCGAAGAGGCGTTTCGAAAAGGCCAGAAAGGTTCGTCGGCTATGCCTCACAAGCGCAACCCTATTGGCTCGGAAAATATCACGGGTTGTGCGCGACTCCTTCGTGGCTACATGGTGGCTGCTTACGAGAACGTCGCCCTGTGGCACGAGCGCGACATTTCGCATTCCTCGGTGGAACGAGTCATCATTCCCGATGCGTCGACGGTTCTGGACTATGCGCTTCAGCGATTTGCGACGATCATGGAACGCCTGGTCGTCTATCCCGCGACCATGCGCGAGAACATGGAACGAACGTTCGGCCTCTTCAACAGCCAGCGGCTTCTCATCAAACTGATCGATGCCGGATCGAGCAGAGAAGCTGCATATGATCTGGTGCAGCCCCTCGCGATGCGTGCGTGGGAAGAAAAGCGGTCTTTCCGGGATATTGTCGAAGAAGATGGACGCGTTGGCGCCATCATCGGCCCCGACGAGGTGAAAAATGCCTTTGACGCGGAGTATCATCTGCGCAACGTCGACGCCATTTTTGACCGCGTAGGGCTCGTCTAGGGAGCCCTGCAATGCTCGCCGGCGGCGGGCAGAGTTGTCTGTACGACAGAAAAGCGGTAAAATTGTCTCATCCAGTCCCTGAACTGAAGGTTCAACCGACGTCTTCCGGTCGGCCAGATCGATAATCGATATCGCTCGCCATCCAATCTTTCGCCCGACTCATGGATCGTGTGCTTCCGCGAAGCGCTTCCGGGGTCATCTCATCAAACAGTGAGGGTCAACATGAAGGTTGCCACAAAGCTGCTGATTGCATTATTCGTTCTTGTCGGCGCTTCGGCTGACATGTCGCTTGGTCAACGAGCCGAAATCAGCGGAACCGTCGTGGATGCGACGGATGGCGGAGGTCTCCCCGCTAATATCATTCTTGGCGGGACGGCGACCGGTGCGCAGGCCAGCGCCGTCGATGGAACGTATCGCATCACGGGTATCGAACCCGGCACGTATTCAATCGAATTCAGTCTGATCGGCTACATCACGTACAGAGTGCCTGTGACGCTTGCCGCGGGGCAGACGCTGGTGCTGGATGCGCGACTCGATGAGTCAGTCCTGGACGTTGGAGGTGAGATCACGGTCGTCGGTGGCGTCACGCAGAAGCGTGAGGACTTCCCGATGCCCATGGAGACGGTGGGTACGCAGGAGATCCTGACAAACCTGTCGACGAACTCGTCCATGATTCTTCGCAAGAAGACGGGCGTTGATATCCAGTGCACGGGAGTGGATCGATGCGAGACGGTGTTGCGGGGCTTCAACAACGCCTTCTCCACGACTGCGTATGTGCTTACGGATTACCGGCAGTCGGCCGTACCGTCGCTCGGCGTAAACATCTTCAGTATCACTCCTGCGCAGACTCTGGATGTGGATCGAATCGAGGTGGTTCGCGGGCCGGCGTCGGCGCTGTACGGTGCGGGTGTCGATGCAGGCGTGATTCATTTCTTTACGAAAGATCCGTTCACTCACCCTGGCACCACGATTTCATTTAGCGGTGGCGAGCGGTCGTACTTCGGAACTGAAATCCGGCACGCAACAAGGGTGAGCGATCGATTCGCGTTCAAGGTCACCGGTATGTACGGGCAGGCATCCGACTGGGAACTCGATTTGAATGATGCCGCAGACGAGATCTTTGCCGTGCAGGAGTGCGATCCGCTCGAAGACGATACCACTCCAGAAAGCGAGGCGGCAGCTTGCGTTGCAGCCGGCGGCGCCCGGAACTCCGACTACGAGAAACTCAACGCTAATGCCACACTTGCCTACAAGCTCAGTGCGAACACGGATTTGATCGCGACGGGAGGCTACTCTAAGCTGGACGCGACCGTATTGTCGGGGATCGGAACGTTGCAGGCCAAGGGTTTTGGATACTCCTACGGACAGCTGCGTTTCAAGACGCGTCGGCCAGGGGTTGACGGCTTTTTTGCGCAGGCTTACTTCAACAAGAATGATACCGGTGATTCATTCGTCTACCAGACGCTGCAGAACGTCAGGGACAAGAGCCTGCTGATGAATTTCCAGTCTCAGTACGACCGGACATTCGGAAAGCACTCGGTGGTCGGTGGAGTGGACATCCAGCTCACACGGCCGGACACTCAAGGTGACATCAATGGGCGGAACGAGGACAACGATAACACGGATGAATTCGGCGTCTACGTGCAGGGGCAGGTCGAAGCGCATCCACGAGTGTCGCTGACGGGTGCCGTTCGCGGCGACTACGATTCGATTACGGAGGACTTCCAGATATCCCCAAGGGCTGCCGCCGCTATACACTTCGGACCGCGCAATCGGCCAAAGGCGCATACGCTGCGTACCTCCTTCAATATTGCATTCTCAGCGCCTGGAACGAACTCGAACTTCCTGGACATTCGTGCGGGACAGCTTCCGGGTACCGACATTCTGGTGAGGGGTATGGGCTCGGCGTTTGGACATGAATGGAGACGAAATCCCGACTACTCCTTTGCGCCAACCAACCTTGTGGCGACCAGTCTTCTGCCGACGTCCCTTGGCGAGGATCGCCCCCAGGGTGCCGACCTCGGTGAGATCTATGCACTGGTACACGCGGGCCTCGACGCCATTCCGGATGACGTCCTGGCGCAGCAAATCGGAGGGGCGCTCGGCGTGCCGCTCGACGCTGCGACAACTGCGGCGCTGGTCGGTTTGTTGAGTCCGGCGAACACGACGGTATCCGGATTTTCACCGGGTCTTCTGGGCATTCTGAACCCGTCAACAGGTGAACTGGGATTCGTAGCAGACTTGACGGACATCGCACCACTCGACAAGACGACCACAACGACGGTGGAGCTCGGGTACACCGGCGTGTTTGAGAGCGTGGGTGAGGGGCTCGTGATTAATCTTGATGGATACTATTCGAAGCGGAAGAACTTCGTCGGACCGTTGCTGATGGAGACACCGCTGGTCGTGGTTCCAACACTGTCCGCGAACCTCGAATCCGCACTGGCCGCCGGTATCGCTGACAATGCTGTTCTCGCAGGAACTCTTGGACTCTTCGGAGTGACTCCGTCGCAGGCCGCGGCGCTTGTGGTTGGATTTGCAGAGGATGATCTTCCAAGCACGGTCGGCATCGTCGAGCCGGCCGACAATCTCGCCGGAGCAGGTAGTACGCCCGAGCTGGTGTTGAGCTATCGTAACTTTGGTGAGATAGACTACTACGGTCTCGACGCTGGTTTCGAGCTACAGGCTTCTCGTGCCTTGTCGTTCTTCGGCAATGCCTCGATCGTAAGCGACGACTACTTTGACGCCGGTGAAGTGGGCGAAGAGGGTTCGAGTCTGTCGGTGGCACTTAATGCGGCCAAACTAAAAGGACGCCTTGGCGGCCAGTACAACTCGCCCAGCGGTTTCTACTTCAACATCGCTGGCCGCTTTACCGATGACATGCCGATCCAGTCCGGACCGTATGTTGGCCTGAATTGCCGGATCGCGCCCGATCTGCCAGATGATTGCGTGGAGTCATACCTGCTGATGGATGTCGGCGCAGGGTATGTCTTCCGCAACCAGCTAGACGGACTTCGCCTCGACGTTTCCGTCAATAACGTGCTCGATAATTCGCACCGCGAGTTCATCGGCGCACCGAAGCTCGGTCGTATGGCGATGGCGCGCTTGACGTACACCATCAAATAGGGACCAACATCCTGGAACGAAGGCCCCCGTGGATCAGACTGCGGGGGCCTTTTCTATGGTCGCCCATCCCGCAATACATTCAATATTCAACGGTTCTCGCGTTGATTGCGTGGGGCCGATTGGGTAGCTTGACAGGGATATTTTGCGACGCTCGATTCCGCCTGATTCATAGCTGAACACGCCGTTGACGCCGATTCTCCGGTAGATGCATGCTGACTGAGTTCTTACCCCTCTTCATCGCGATCGCTCTGGCAGCCGGGCTCGCGCTCATGCTTTTCAAGGCGGCGGAGATCTTCGGCCCGAACCGACCCAACTTCACGAAGTTGCGCGCCTACGAAAGCGGGATGGATTCCATCGGTACGGCACGCGATCGCTACTCCGTCAAGTTCTATCTGGTGGCGATGATATTCATCGTGTTCGACGTGGAAGTTGTGTTCCTGTATCCGTGGGCTGTCAGCTTCACCGAGTTCATTGAAGCAGGGGAGGCGCCGGGCGTCCTCGCAGTCGTTTTCCTGTTTATCATCATCCTCGGAATCGGCCTGCTCTACGACATCAAAAAGGGCGGACTCGATTTTGAAGATCTGCGGCATCAGCGGGAGGATCGTATCGGCTGATTGTTCATTCCTGTCCAAGTATCCGGAGCGGATTGCAGACATCAACGACGAATTGAAACCCACAGACACCGTCGCTGTTACGACGGCCTGCAAGAACACCTCCTAAGAATCGATTGATATGGCACCTGAAGAACTCGGAGAAGGCTTCCTTACCACGCGCGTTGATGCGGTGGTCAACTGGGCCCGGTCGAATTCGCTGATGCCGATGCCCATGGGCCTGGCCTGCTGCGCGATCGAGATGATGGCGTTCGCTGCCCCGAAGTACGACGTGGCCCGATTCGGCAGCGAGGCGATGCGGTTCTCCCCGCGTCAGGCAGACCTGATGATCGTCGCGGGCTGGTGCAGCTACAAGATGGCACATGTCATCCGTCGTATCTGGGACCAGATGGCCGATCCGAAATGGTGCATCGCCATGGGTGCGTGCGCGTCAAGCGGAGGGATGCACAGATGCTACGGTGTTGTTCAGGGCATCGATAATTTCCTCCCGGTCGACGTATATATTTCTGGCTGCCCGCCGCGACCCGAAGCGCTCATCCACGCACTCATGGATATCCAGGAGAAGATCCGCAACGAATACACCATCGATCAGGATCATCAGAGGGGCACGATCATACCGGCAGGCCAATTGACGACAACCGCCGGTGTGACCGCCAGGCCGACTCAGACTTGACGCCGAATGGATCAGCACAAGACTCTCAGCTTTCAGTTCACGCCGGTCGATCCGCCATCCGGCGACGCCCCGGAGAACCCCCACGCGAAGAGGACGACGTTCGTTCCTGACGTGGTGAAGGCGCTCGTAGCCGAATTTGGTGATGACGTCCTAGAGGTCAGTCTGTACGCGGGCGAACACACGGTTCGAGTATCGACCGACCGGATCGTAGACGTGTGTCGCTTCCTGAAGGATGAGCACGGGTTTACGTACCTCGTCGATCTCGGCGGAATAGATCGGTTCACCGAGGTCGAAAGATTCGAGGTGCTCTACAGTCTTGTCGCGATTGAAGCACAGAAGAGAATCCGCCTCAAAGTGCGAGTGGAAGAGGACGAGCCCGTCGTGCCGACGCTGACTGAAGTATTCCGTGCCGCCACCTGGACCGAGCGCGAATGCTGGGATATGCTGGGCATTCGTTTCGATGGCCATCCGGATCTTCGCCGGATGTTCTTGCCTGAGGATTTCGAGTATCATCCCCAGCGCAAGGAGTTTCCGCTGCTAGGCATTCCCGGTTCATTGCCGCTGCCGCCGCAGACTCCCGAGGGTGAACTCAATTACGACCCGTTTTCTGCAGCGCATGGACGCCGGCCTGTCAAGAGTTACGAGGAGCCGGAATCCAGCACAGCCGAAGAGGACTAACCACGGTTTCGAGATCCTGGAGCGATCTTCATGAGCAACAGCATCCTGTCGGGTATAGAAGGAGCCGATTACTTCAGCTTCTGGCCGAAGCACAACGAGGCATTGTACAAGCGCCTCGAAAGCAAACATGCGTGGCTGGAGCAGATGCATCATCCTGACGATGTGCAGGAGCGCGCCGAGGATCCTCTCGACAACCAGATGGTGTTGAACATTGGTCCGCAGCACCCCGCGACACACGGGGTCCTCCGATGTGCCGTCAAGCTCGACGGCGAGCTCATCGAGAAGTGCGTGCTCGACATTGGTTATCTGCACCGCGGCATCGAGAAGCTTGCCGAATCCAAGACGTACCAGGAGTTCATGCCGTACACGGACCGCATGGACTACATCGCGCCGTACTCGAACAACGTCGCATGGTGTCTGGCCGTCGAGAAGCTGGCCGGGATTGAGGCGCCGGAGCGCGCCCAGTGGATCCGGATGATGATGGTGGAACTTGCCCGCATCTCCAATCACCTTCTGTGGATGGGCGTAGCACTCATGGACGCCGGCGCGCTGTCGGTCTTCCTGTGGACCTTCCAGTCGCGCGAAGACCTCTACAAGATATTTGATGAAGTCGCCGGGGCCCGTTTCACCGTCTCACACAGTCGCATCGGTGGACTCACGTGGGACGTGACGGACACCGGGCTCGCCCTGATCAGGAAGTTCATCGAGGAGTTTCCGGCAGCCATGCAGGGATGGGACAAACTCCTGAACCGAAACCGAATCTGGATCGACCGCAATGACGGAGTCGGAGTTCTGAGCGCCGACGAGGCCATTGCGCTCGGAATGACCGGCCCATGTGTTCGGGGATCAGGCATTCCTTACGACATTCGTCGGTTCGAGCCGTACCTCAAGTACGAGGAGGTCGATTTCAACATCCCGATTCGGACTGAAGGCGACTGCCTGGCCCGATATTTCGTGCGGTTCGACGAGATGAAGGAGAGCCTCAAGATTATCGAGCAGTGCCTGGATCGTTTGCCGGCGGGACCTATCCGCGTCGACAACGCAAAGCAGACGTATGCCTCCAAGGATGAAGTGTATTACTCCATGGAGGGCATGATACACGACTTCATGTACACGGAAACCGGGGTTTGTCCGCCGAAGGGAGCCGAGTGTTACCATGCCGTGGAAGCGCCAAAGGGTGAACTGGGATTCTATCTTCAGTCGGATGGTACAGGCAAACCATGGCGGGTGCGTATCAATGCTCCCAGTGGTGCCAACCTGCAGGGACTGGAATTCATGCTCGAAGGCGTTGGGATGAGCGACATGGTGATGCTCATCGGAACGGTAGATCCCGTGATGGGAGAAGCAGACAAGTAATCAGCACAAGACGGATGCCCAAGACGCGAAAGACAGAGGTGGTGGAGCTGCTGGATCGGTATCCGGAGCCCGTTTTTTCTTCCGCCGAGCTCGTATTTACGACGGCGGAAAAGAAGACCATTGCCGCGTACAAGGAGCAATATCAGGAGCCGGAGGGAGCTGTCATGAGGGCTCTCTGGCTGGCTCAGGAGAAATTCGGCTTTCTGCCCCCCGAGGTGATACGGCTTGTCGCGGACGAGCTCGGGATCGCGTACGCTCAGGCGTACGGTGTCGCGACGTTCTACACCCAGTATTTCAAGGAAAAGAAAGGGAAGTACGTGCTTGACGTTTGCACGTGTTATTCCTGTCAGGTTTGCGGCGGCTACGACATGCTGCACTACCTCGAAGAAAAGCTCGGAATCAAGAAGGGCCAGACGACGGATGACGGATTGTTCACCATCCAGGAAGCCGAGTGCCTCGGAGCCTGCGGGTCGGCGCCGATGCTGCAGGTGACAAACGGCACGTACGCGCATCATCTGACCGAAGAGAAACTGGATGGCCTGATATCGGGACTGCGCGAAGGCAAATTGCCCGAGTTCGTTTCCGTCACTCTTCCGCAGGACGAGGATGAAATGGGTGGCAACCGTCGCACGGACGCCGGACACACAGATACCTATCGAACGCCACCGGTAGCACGCACGCTCGAATAACGATAACGGACCAATTGGCGCATGGAAGCGAAGGCGGGAATATCGAAAGCCGGCAACTGGCGCGAATACAAGCGTGTCCTGCTGCCACCTGTCAAGGATCTCCACAAACTGGAGGTTTACGAGAAGGAGGGTGGGTACAATTCGCTTCGTGATGTTGTGACGCTGGAGAAGTGGGATCCGACGTCCGTAACGAACGAGGTGAAAGCCAGCCAGCTCAAGGGTCGTGGCGGTGCAAGCTTCGTTGCGGGCCTGAAGTGGAGTTTCATGCCGGCGGCGGACGGTGGTCGCCGTTACCTGTGCTGCAATGCCGACGAAAGCGAGCCCGGTACGTTCAAGGACCGGCAGCTCATGGAATACAATCCGCACCTCGTGTTCGAGGGTATGTTGATTGCGTGCTACGCCATGTCGATCGATACGGCGTACCTCTATGTCCGCGGCGAGTATGCGGACTGGATAACGCACATGGAGCGCGAGCTTGCCAAAGCCTATCAGAAGGGTTACGTCGGCAAGAATATTCTCGGGTCGGATTTCTCTGCAGACATCGTCATCCACAAGGGTGCGGGCGCCTACATCTGCGGCGAAGAAACCAGCTTGATGGAGTCGCTCGAGGGCAAGCGCGCCTACCCGCGCAGCAAGCCTCCCTTTCCGGCCCAGTACGGAGTTTTTGGTCGGCCCACGACGATCAACAACGTGGAGACGCTGGCCTGCGTACCCCTGATCATCGACCGTGGAGCAAAGTGGTTCGGATCAATCGGCTCGGAGAAACACCCGGGGCCGGTGCTGTATGGCATCTCGGGACACGTTGTGAGGCCGGGTGTCTACGAGTATCCGTCCGGGATGCTGATTTCCGATCTCATCTACAAGGCGGCGGGAGGGATGCGCAACGGCAAGAAGTTGAAGGCCGTCATTCCGGGTGGAAGTTCGACGCCGCCCCTCCGCGCGGACATGATCGACGGTGTCACGATGGACGTCGAGTCGCTCCGCGAGGCAGGATCAATGATGGGGACGGCGGGCCTGCTTGTCCTGGATGAGGATACCGACATGGTGGCGTGGCTCCGGCGTGTCACTCACTTTTATCATCACGAGAGCTGCGGACAGTGTACGCCGTGCCGCGAAGGAACGGGCTGGCTGGAAAGCCTCGTCAGCCGGATCGAAGCGGGCGAGGGACGTGTACGCGATCTGGATCTTCTGATCGATGTCTGTTCGCAGATGGAAGGACGAACGGTATGTGCCCTGGCGGATGCCGCGGCATGGCCCGTTCGACACACGATCACGCGTTTTCGTGGTGAGTTCGAAGCCCGATGCAAGCCCGACCCTGAATCCGCACCGGCCGATGTCGGACAACTTGCGGTCGCCGAGTCGCAATGACGTTTCCAAGAGATGGAAGCCAGAAGGAAGTATGCCGAAGGTCACAATAGATAATCAGGTTTACGAGTTTGAAGGGCGGCCGAAGGCGCTTCAGCTGTGTCTCGACAAGGATCACGAGCTGCCGCACTTCTGCTATCATCCTGCCATGTCGGCCCCGGCGAACTGCCGGCAGTGCCTGATCAAGGCCGGAACGCCCGCCGTGGATCGTGAAACCAGGAAGCCTCGTCTCGACGACGACGGCAACCCCGTCATCCAGTACTTTCCGAAGCTCATGACGAGCTGCTCGATGGATGTTACGGACGGTATGGTCATCCACACGCATCGGAGCAGCGACGAAGTCGCTCAGGCTCAGAAGGACAACCTGGAGCTGTTGCTGATCAATCACCCGCTCGATTGTCCGATCTGTGACCAGGCGGGACACTGCCCGCTGCAGATTCAGGCGTACAAGTACGGACCGGAGGGCTCCCGATTCGAGTTCACCAAAGTCCACAAGCCGAAGCACGTTCGCCTCGGTCCCCGCGTGATGCTGGACGGAGAGCGCTGCATCAACTGCACGCGCTGTGTGCGCTTCACGGATGAGATATCGATGAGCCACCAGCTCACGATCATCGGCCGCGGGGTCAAGAACTACCCGATGACGCCGCCGGGGACAGACTTCGACGAACCGTATTCGATGAACGTCATCGACATTTGCCCGGTGGGTGCGCTCACCTCGATCGACTTCCGCTTCAAGTCGCGAATCTGGGAGATGAGCAAGACGCCGTCAATCACCACGACCAATGCCAAGGGGTCGAACTGCGACTACTGGGTGAAGGACAACCTCATCATGAAGGTTACGCCGCGGCAAAATATGGCGGTCAACGCGTACTGGCTGGCGGACGAAGATCGACTGGACTACGAGCGGTTCAACAAAGACCGTCCGGGCGGTCCTACGGTGAGGGGCGAATCCGCCTCCTGGGAAACCGCGTGCAATGAGGCTGCCCGTCTTATCAAGGGCGTTCAACCGGAGGAAGTACTGTTCCTTGGATCTCCGTATGCGCCGGTCGAAGACAATTATCTGTTGGTCAAACTCGCGGCTGCACTCGGTGCCGCGACACCGCAGTTCATGCCGCGTGTCATGCCAGGTGTGGGCGACGGATGGCTGAGGACCGACGACCGCACCCCTAACACACAGGGCTGCGAGCGTCTTGGGATGCAAGCGGCAGATCCTGTCCTGGTGAAGTCACGGATCGCCGCCGGGGAGATCAAGCTGGTGTATGTGCTGCAGGACGATCCCGTGGCCGCGGGGCTGATTGATGCTGAGGCGCTGGAAGCTTTATCTGTTATCCTGCACCACTTTAACACGACAAATCGGACGTTGTCGCACGCGGACGTTACGCTGCCGGCGGCTACCATCGTAGAGACGGTGGGCACGTTCGTCAATGCGGATGGACACGCCCAGCGCGTTCGGCCGGCCAAGGCCATCCGAGGTATCAATCGGACGCTCGCAATGGAAATGGGTCAGAGCCGCGCCGACCGGCATGGAACACCTTTTGATCGGTGGCACACCGAGGAAAACCTCGTGGACTGTCGGCCGGGATGGCTGTCGCTGCCGGAAGTTGCGGAACGACTCGGATTCGAGATGACCTACAAAGGTCCGATGCAGATCATGGACGAGGTGTCTGGAAGTATCGCCGCCTTCGACGGAGCGACGTACGACGCAATGGGTCTGCTCGGCGTTCACCTGTCGGAAGTGGGGGCTGCAGTATGAGCAACGGAGGCATTAAGGTCTAACGATGGATTTACCCCTGTACTGGACGGCGGCGGTTGCCTTCCTGTTGATCAATTTCTTTCTGGTCTCGGCATCCGTACTGGTGTACGCCGAGCGGAAAGTGTCGGGCGTGATACAGAATCGGCCGGGCCCGAATCGCGTCGGACCATTCGGATTTTTGCAGCCGTTTGCAGATGTGCTGAAGCTCATTCTGAAGGAAGACATTCGGCCGTCAGCGGCCAACTCGTTCGTGCACTCCCTCGCACCGCTCCTGATGGTCACGATCGCCATGTCGGCGACCGCGCTGATTCCTGTCGCGCGCGGCATCGTGGTCGCAGACTTTGACGTGAGCGTCCTCGCCCTGCTGGCACTTACGTCGATCAGCGTCTACGGTATCACGCTGGCGGGCTGGAGCTCCAACTCCAAGTACTCGCTGCTGGGAGGCCTGCGCTCATCAGCCCAGATGATCTCATATGAACTGTCGATGGGGCTTGCTGTGGTTTCGGTGATTTTGATGGCCGCGAGCCTCAGTCTTGTCGAGATCGTCGAAGACCAGGCCCTGGTTTGGAACGTATTCAGAAACCCGGTGGGCGCGATCATATTCATCGTGACGGCTTTTGCCGAAACGAACCGGACGCCCTTCGACTTGCCGGAAGCGGAGCAGGAGCTCGTTGGCGGCTATCACACGGAATACAGCGGAATGAAGTTCGGCATGTTCTTTCTGGCCGAGTATGTAAACTTCTTCGTGGCGTCGTTCGTGATTGTCACACTGTTTTTCGGAGGATACCTGCTTCCGTTCGAGTATCTGTATTCGCAGGCGTTCTACGATGGCGGGCTCGGGTGGCTCCTCACTGTATTGCAGGTCCTTTTCCTGATCGCAAAGGCGGGATTCTTTGCCTTCCTGTTCATCTGGGTCCGGTGGACGTTGCCGCGGTTCAAGTACAATCAGTTGATGACGCTTGGCTGGAAGGTCCTTCTTCCACTCGCGCTTGTTAACGTGATGATCATCGCCGTGATCATGGCGATATTCTAGTGTGTGGCGGCGGCCGCGTTCTTAGATTGAGGGCGTCTCCACCGAGGCGCCCTTTTTCATTTTGCTGGACGTTTGGAAGATGATCAAACTGGCCCCCTCGATTCTCGCGGCCGATTTCGGGAATCTGGAAGACCAGTGCCGGCAGGCCATCGCGGCCGGTGCGGACTGGCTGCACATCGATGTCATGGATGGGCATTTCGTGCCCAATATTACGATTGGGCCACTGGTCGTACGCGCATTGCGAACCCTCTGCAATGATACCGGAGCGCTGCTGGATGTTCACCTGATGATCGAGGAGCCGGAGCGGTATGTCGATGCGTTTGTCGACGCCGGTGCCGACATCGTCACCGTGCACGTCGAGACCTGTCCACACCTTCACAGGACGGTCCAGCAGATCCGTGAGGCGGGCGTTGCAGCCGGTGTAACGCTGAATCCGTCGACGCCGATATCGAGCCTGGAAGAGATCATTGCAGACGTTGATCTGGTGCTGGTCATGTCGGTCAATCCCGGGTTTGGAGGCCAGGCGTACATACCGTCCAGCACGGACAAGATTCGTCGCATCCGGCAGATGCTGGATGACGTGATGTCCGATGCGTATCTGGAGGTTGACGGGGGCGTTAACGTATCGAATATTCGCGAAGTAGCAGGCGCAGGTGCGGACGTTGTCGTCGCGGGCAGCGCCGTCTTTCGCG is a window from the Rhodothermales bacterium genome containing:
- a CDS encoding NADH-quinone oxidoreductase subunit C translates to MDQHKTLSFQFTPVDPPSGDAPENPHAKRTTFVPDVVKALVAEFGDDVLEVSLYAGEHTVRVSTDRIVDVCRFLKDEHGFTYLVDLGGIDRFTEVERFEVLYSLVAIEAQKRIRLKVRVEEDEPVVPTLTEVFRAATWTERECWDMLGIRFDGHPDLRRMFLPEDFEYHPQRKEFPLLGIPGSLPLPPQTPEGELNYDPFSAAHGRRPVKSYEEPESSTAEED
- a CDS encoding NADH-quinone oxidoreductase subunit D, with the protein product MSNSILSGIEGADYFSFWPKHNEALYKRLESKHAWLEQMHHPDDVQERAEDPLDNQMVLNIGPQHPATHGVLRCAVKLDGELIEKCVLDIGYLHRGIEKLAESKTYQEFMPYTDRMDYIAPYSNNVAWCLAVEKLAGIEAPERAQWIRMMMVELARISNHLLWMGVALMDAGALSVFLWTFQSREDLYKIFDEVAGARFTVSHSRIGGLTWDVTDTGLALIRKFIEEFPAAMQGWDKLLNRNRIWIDRNDGVGVLSADEAIALGMTGPCVRGSGIPYDIRRFEPYLKYEEVDFNIPIRTEGDCLARYFVRFDEMKESLKIIEQCLDRLPAGPIRVDNAKQTYASKDEVYYSMEGMIHDFMYTETGVCPPKGAECYHAVEAPKGELGFYLQSDGTGKPWRVRINAPSGANLQGLEFMLEGVGMSDMVMLIGTVDPVMGEADK
- a CDS encoding NAD(P)H-dependent oxidoreductase subunit E, encoding MPKTRKTEVVELLDRYPEPVFSSAELVFTTAEKKTIAAYKEQYQEPEGAVMRALWLAQEKFGFLPPEVIRLVADELGIAYAQAYGVATFYTQYFKEKKGKYVLDVCTCYSCQVCGGYDMLHYLEEKLGIKKGQTTDDGLFTIQEAECLGACGSAPMLQVTNGTYAHHLTEEKLDGLISGLREGKLPEFVSVTLPQDEDEMGGNRRTDAGHTDTYRTPPVARTLE
- the nuoF gene encoding NADH-quinone oxidoreductase subunit NuoF: MEAKAGISKAGNWREYKRVLLPPVKDLHKLEVYEKEGGYNSLRDVVTLEKWDPTSVTNEVKASQLKGRGGASFVAGLKWSFMPAADGGRRYLCCNADESEPGTFKDRQLMEYNPHLVFEGMLIACYAMSIDTAYLYVRGEYADWITHMERELAKAYQKGYVGKNILGSDFSADIVIHKGAGAYICGEETSLMESLEGKRAYPRSKPPFPAQYGVFGRPTTINNVETLACVPLIIDRGAKWFGSIGSEKHPGPVLYGISGHVVRPGVYEYPSGMLISDLIYKAAGGMRNGKKLKAVIPGGSSTPPLRADMIDGVTMDVESLREAGSMMGTAGLLVLDEDTDMVAWLRRVTHFYHHESCGQCTPCREGTGWLESLVSRIEAGEGRVRDLDLLIDVCSQMEGRTVCALADAAAWPVRHTITRFRGEFEARCKPDPESAPADVGQLAVAESQ
- a CDS encoding molybdopterin-dependent oxidoreductase, coding for MPKVTIDNQVYEFEGRPKALQLCLDKDHELPHFCYHPAMSAPANCRQCLIKAGTPAVDRETRKPRLDDDGNPVIQYFPKLMTSCSMDVTDGMVIHTHRSSDEVAQAQKDNLELLLINHPLDCPICDQAGHCPLQIQAYKYGPEGSRFEFTKVHKPKHVRLGPRVMLDGERCINCTRCVRFTDEISMSHQLTIIGRGVKNYPMTPPGTDFDEPYSMNVIDICPVGALTSIDFRFKSRIWEMSKTPSITTTNAKGSNCDYWVKDNLIMKVTPRQNMAVNAYWLADEDRLDYERFNKDRPGGPTVRGESASWETACNEAARLIKGVQPEEVLFLGSPYAPVEDNYLLVKLAAALGAATPQFMPRVMPGVGDGWLRTDDRTPNTQGCERLGMQAADPVLVKSRIAAGEIKLVYVLQDDPVAAGLIDAEALEALSVILHHFNTTNRTLSHADVTLPAATIVETVGTFVNADGHAQRVRPAKAIRGINRTLAMEMGQSRADRHGTPFDRWHTEENLVDCRPGWLSLPEVAERLGFEMTYKGPMQIMDEVSGSIAAFDGATYDAMGLLGVHLSEVGAAV